From one Anopheles bellator chromosome 1, idAnoBellAS_SP24_06.2, whole genome shotgun sequence genomic stretch:
- the LOC131213927 gene encoding collagen alpha-1(I) chain-like, with translation MKFRVGKRPLLVALFFIIVIFADQIRCEEEPATAAATSKPAKKKGKKARAKSSATKLATKNLKKPRDRPQADRPQAQPPEYGEYDYGDNYDYGPDPDYEAENANGATRRPEHGFRQPDDEIPRVSTTSSTTPRAPEPDAIVQPFTCHHEGTWYRENDVFQSGYRGCATCRCRNGSVQCDEADCPRVTPEPRTSSTSTTTTTTTTERSVAPVGEPGTPGEVGQPGVPGTPGVPGLPGPPGPAPDLTFYTQQLQDSMGGPDKGPGPENFQFMQAQVGPVGPRGPPGPSGPTGPQGFQGSRGEPGEPGAPGVGGPSGPRGLPGPPGKDGTAGDDGETGPQGPAGLPGPRGLPGMPGVPGLKGHQGLPGPEGMKGETGAIGEKGSVGSMGPAGVPGAVGPAGPRGERGREGPPGPAGLRGIDGIAGPSGAPGPVGKPGPPGFPGSNGAKGDMGASGPKGSSGPQGPRGESGRPGQPGEPGLNGPPGKDGASGEKGSPGSPGIAGPPGFPGPRGAPGANGSPGDVGSKGEPGLPGERGYKGEAGIKGEAGVPGPRGLPGAVGPEGKRGKRGMKGPTGLSGPQGERGLPGSPGLPGPDGAQGVKGQSGDRGAMGPTGPKGSSGDPGPPGTPGIQGLRGQPGRAGAQGKAGTPGERGLPGSDGKVGESGPQGLQGLPGPIGMPGDKGFTGEPGKDGDIGPPGAVGPRGDAGKDGPPGIPGPPGPPGNDGDRGPPGTSGPRGFQGLPGTPGNPGAQGKDGQNGPPGSPGPTGQPGIRGERGFPGERGPVGTPGTPGVRGEPGAQGNDGPPGPSGAAGMKGHQGAPGMVGLPGLRGPAGPAGEKGERGSSGPTGPEGPAGRLGERGLQGPMGPPGPPGEPAEKGEPGSPGAHGEPGAPGAVGDRGAVGPQGLQGFPGPLGPVGVPGSKGDRGSMGLKGEQGNSGLAGVPGEPGPQGLIGLTGSKGARGEPGLRGETGPMGTPGRPGDQGPIGQTGNPGAAGTPGSHGMKGNPGDTGRPGNAGPPGMPGPQGAEGIKGDAGGDGPPGPPGNQGPHGVPGDRGLPGLPGPSGAQGLRGMRGAAGEPGHPGKQGNDGPPGPAGPLGAAGPPGPTGDSGPEGLPGKTGPPGIAGRAGDKGPIGNPGTQGTPGAPGLPGPPGPQGPLGQTGERGLRGETGPIGVDGPTGARGKPGPPGLEGPKGENGEAGLKGTKGHRGLIGLQGLPGPAGPPGDKGNVGGVGPSGKPGEQGPRGPPGRDGTVGPQGMLGIAGPRGPPGNDGKPGPVGQAGPPGPPGPPGDGVGYDAAALAALLGHGQMSNSKGPDPNMADEPMNLGRVFELTDEERQKLVENAYEKLKAAFGTFKKPDGKQGSPAKTCRDLFAAHPEFASGHYWIDPNEGDARDAILVYCDAERKASCVLPQPLRTKELAYDGDEDEVWLGELKDGMKITYKSDSNQIGFLQLLSATASQNITYHCRNSVAFFNKDKNSYRQSLKLLAWNDAELTARGPQRLRYDALQDDCQHRTAHYAQSVLSYSTDKPMRLPIIDIAIRDIGREANQQFWIEIGAVCFQ, from the exons ATGAAGTTCCGAGTGGGGAAGCGTCCGCTGCTCGTGGCACTGTTTTTTATCATCGTAATCTTTGCCGACCAAATCCGGTGCGAGGAGgaaccggcgacggcggcagcgacgtCGAAGCCGGCCAAGAAGAAGGGCAAGAAAGCTAGGGCGAAGTCCTCGGCGACGAAGTTGGCGACGAAGAACCTGAAGAAACCGCGCGACCGTCCGCAAGCCGACCGGCCACAGGCCCAGCCGCCGGAGTACGGGGAGTACGATTACGGGGACAACTACGACTATGGCCCCGATCCGGACTACGAGGCGGAAAATG CAAATGGCGCAACGCGTAGACCCGAGCATGGCTTCCGGCAGCCGGACGATGAGATTCCGCGGGTATCAacaaccagcagcaccacgccacgggctccggaaccggacgcgATCGTACAGCCGTTCACGTGTCACCACGAAGGGACGTGGTACCGCGAGAACGACGTGTTCCAATCAGGCTACCGGGGTTGTGCGACGTGTCGGTGCCGGAACGGGTCGGTCCAGTGCGATGAGGCCGACTGCCCACGCGTAACACCGGAACCGAGGACATCgtcgaccagcaccaccaccaccacgaccaccaccgagcgatCGGTGGCCCCCGTCGGAGAACCGGGAACTCCCGGTGAAGTGGGTCAACCGGGAGTTCCGGGTACGCCGGGTGTTCCTGGGCTTCCGGGGCCACCAGGACCCGCGCCGGACCTCACGTTCTACACCCAGCAGCTTCAGGACTCGATGGGTGGACCCGATAagggcccggggccggagaACTTTCAATTTATGCAGGCTCAGGTAGGCCCCGTAGGGCCACGGGGTCCACCGGGGCCCTCGGGCCCAACCGGCCCGCAAGGATTCCAGGGATCTCGCGGTGAACCAGGAGAACCCGGAGCACCGGGGGTCGGTGGACCGTCGGGACCACGTGGCCTACCGGGGCCACCCGGTAAGGATGGGACCGCTGGTGATGATGGAGAAACGGGGCCTCAGGGACCGGCAGGATTGCCAGGACCACGTGGGCTACCGGGAATGCCGGGTGTTCCCGGTCTCAAGGGTCACCAGGGGCTTCCTGGGCCGGAGGGAATGAAAGGAGAAACGGGAGCCATCGGTGAGAAGGGATCGGTGGGGTCGATGGGTCCTGCCGGAGTCCCAGGCGCCGTG GGACCTGCTGGACCTCGTGGCGAGCGAGGACGTGAgggaccaccgggaccggcgggaTTGCGGGGCATCGACGGGATCGCTGGACCGTCAGGAGCACCG GGACCCGTCGGGAAGCCTGGACCACCAGGATTCCCCGGTAGCAACGGTGCCAAAGGAGATATGGGAGCGTCGGGACCAAAAGGTAGCTCAGGACCGCAAGGACCTCGCGGAGAATCGGGACGCCCGGGACAACCAGGTGAGCCGGGACTGAATGGACCCCCGGGCAAAGATGGGGCGTCGGGCGAGAAAGGAAGCCCCGGATCTCCGGGGATTGCAGGACCTCCCGGATTCCCGGGACCACGCGGAGCTCCTGGAGCCAACGGAAGTCCTGGTGACGTCGGCTCGAAAGGTGAACCGGGTCTGCCCGGCGAGCGTGGCTACAAAGGTGAAGCCGGAATCAAGGGTGAAGCCGGTGTACCAGGACCCCGCGGTCTACCGGGAGCCGTTGGCCCGGAAGGTAAACGAGGCAAACGCGGCATGAAGGGTCCAACGGGTCTGTCAGGCCCGCAGGGAGAACGTGGTCTTCCGGGATCACCCGGTCTACCGGGCCCCGATGGAGCACAAGGAGTGAAGGGTCAATCGGGAGACCGTGGCGCGATGGGCCCCACCGGACCGAAAGGATCCTCGGGAGATCCGGGACCCCCGGGAACCCCAGGCATTCAAGGATTACGCGGACAACCGGGACGTGCCGGGGCGCAGGGAAAAGCTGGAACACCCGGAGAACGTGGTCTGCCAGGATCCGACGGAAAGGTGGGTGAATCGGGCCCGCAAGGACTTCAGGGTCTTCCCGGACCGATCGGTATGCCGGGGGACAAAGGATTCACGGGCGAACCGGGCAAGGACGGTGACATCGGACCACCGGGAGCCGTAGGACCACGAGGGGACGCTGGTAAAGATGGACCTCCGGGTATTCCGGGTCCTCCGGGTCCGCCCGGCAACGATGGAGACCGAGGCCCTCCGGGAACTTCCGGCCCACGCGGATTCCAGGGTCTTCCGGGAACGCCGGGCAACCCGGGAGCCCAGGGGAAGGACGGGCAGAATGGTCCGCCGGGATCACCGGGGCCAACGGGCCAGCCAGGAATTCGAGGCGAGCGAGGCTTCCCGGGTGAACGGGGACCAGTGGGTACTCCGGGAACGCCGGGGGTGCGCGGTGAACCAGGAGCTCAAGGAAACGATGGACCACCG GGTCCATCCGGAGCTGCGGGAATGAAAGGACATCAAGGAGCACCGGGTATGGTGGGTCTTCCAGGGCTACGAGGTCCTGCGGGGCCCGCTGGAGAAAAGGGCGAGCGTGGCAGTTCGGGTCCAACGGGTCCGGAAGGTCCTGCCGGGCGTCTCGGTGAACGCGGGCTTCAAGGACCGATGGGACCGCCGGGGCCGCCAGGAGAACCGGCGGAGAAGGGAGAACCAGGGTCGCCGGGCGCTCACGGTGAACCTGGTGCCCCCGGGGCCGTTGGTGACCGTGGAGCCGTGGGGCCGCAGGGACTCCAAGGCTTCCCCGGACCCCTCGGTCCTGTCGGTGTCCCCGGCTCGAAGGGAGACCGAGGCAGCATGGGACTGAAGGGTGAGCAAGGTAACTCTGGCCTTGCAGGAGTGCCGGGTGAGCCAGGACCGCAGGGTCTCATTGGACTGACCGGATCCAAGGGAGCTCGCGGGGAGCCAGGATTGCGTGGAGAAACTGGACCGATGGGCACACCAGGACGACCGGGAGACCAAGGACCAATT GGTCAAACTGGCAATCCGGGAGCAGCGGGTACACCGGGCAGCCACGGTATGAAGGGCAATCCGGGTGATACGGGTCGCCCAGGAAATGCGGGCCCGCCGGGGATGCCTGGCCCGCAAGGAGCAGAAGGCATCAAGGGCGACGCCGGCGGCGATGGACCACCGGGACCGCCAGGAAATCAAGGACCTCACGGTGTACCGGGCGATAGAGGTCTGCCAGGACTTCCCGGTCCGAGTGGAGCGCAGGGGCTGCGTGGCATGCGCGGAGCCGCTGGAGAACCGGGGCACCCGGGAAAACAGGGCAACGATGGTCCTCCAGGACCGGCGGGGCCACTGGGTGCGGCGGGACCACCAGGACCTACCGGGGACAGCGGACCGGAAGGACTGCCGGGAAAAACTGGTCCACCGGGTATTGCAGGACGAGCCGGCGATAAAGGACCGATCGGAAATCCCGGAACGCAAGGTACACCGGGGGCTCCCGGTCTTCCAGGACCGCCCGGTCCACAAGGACCCCTCGGCCAGACGGGTGAGCGAGGATTGCGCGGAGAAACAGGACCCATCGGAGTCGACGGACCAACGGGGGCTCGTGGAaaaccgggaccaccgggtcTGGAAGGTCCGAAGGGAGAGAACGGCGAAGCGGGGCTCAAGGGCACGAAGGGACACCGTGGGCTGATCGGTCTGCAGGGTCTTCCAGGACCGGCTGGTCCACCGGGCGACAAGGGCAACGTTGGCGGTGTAGGTCCTTCGGGCAAACCGGGTGAGCAGGGACCGAGGGGACCGCCGGGCCGCGACGGTACCGTCGGACCGCAGGGTATGCTGGGAATCGCTGGACCACGAGGACCGCCCGGCAACGATGGCAAACCGGGACCAGTGGGACAAGCAGGACCCCCGGGGCCACCTGGCCCGCCGGGAGACGGAGTGGGCTACGACGCGGCTGCCCTTGCCGCTCtgctcggccacggccagatGAGCAACAGCAAGGGACCGGATCCGAACATGGCCGATGAACCGATGAACCTGGGCCGCGTGTTCGAGCTGACGGACGAGGAGCGCCAGAAGTTGGTGGAGAATGCGTACGAAAAGCTGAAGGCCGCCTTCGGGACGTTCAAGAAGCCGGACGGCAAGCAGGGCTCACCGGCCAAGACGTGCCGCGATCTGTTTGCGGCCCATCCTGAGTTCGCTTCCGGCCACTACTGGATCGACCCGAACGAGGGCGATGCCCGGGATGCCATCCTGGTGTACTGTGACGCCGAGCGGAAGGCTTCCTGTGTCCTGCCGCAGCCACTCCGGACGAAGGAGCTCGCGTACGACGGTGACGAGGACGAGGTGTGGCTCGGCGAGCTGAAGGACGGCATGAAAATCACGTACAAGTCGGACAGCAACCAGATCGGCTTCCTGCAGCTGCTGTCGGCCACCGCGTCGCAGAACATAACCTATCACTGCCGCAACAGCGTGGCGTTCTTCAACAAGGACAAGAACAGCTACCGCCAAAGTCTGAAGCTGCTCGCCTGGAACGACGCCGAACTGACGGCCCGTGGCCCGCAGCGGCTGCGGTACGACGCCTTACAGGACGACTGCCAGCACCGGACGGCTCACTACGCCCAGTCGGTGCTCAGCTACAGCACCGACAAACCGATGCGACTGCCCATCATCGATATCGCCATTCGGGACATTGGCCGCGAAGCGAACCAGCAGTTCTGGATCGAGATCGGGGCCGTGTGCTTCCAGTAG